In Tripterygium wilfordii isolate XIE 37 chromosome 23, ASM1340144v1, whole genome shotgun sequence, one genomic interval encodes:
- the LOC119993756 gene encoding acid phosphatase 1-like: MSSSNQSLLLSVLLFALISSTISRSIIRMPSATSRRNIHADDNYLYCDSWRLSVETNNAGSWSTIPSSCVSFVQDYMTGDRFISDSETVVADSLAFALTVEIVGDGKDAWIFDVDDTLLSNLPYYQDNGWGSEPYNHTAYYEWVDLANAPAIPPSSYLFKELKKLGFTIFLLTGRDEFQRNVTVKNLLSEGFSGWEKLILRQESDQGKKAVLYKSQRRLELIKKGYRIHGMSGDQWSDLLGFAVAERSFKHPNPYYYLS, translated from the exons ATGTCGTCCTCCAATCAATCCCTTCTCCTTTCAGTCCTTCTCTTTGCTCTCATCTCTTCCACCATTTCCCGATCAATAATCCGAATGCCTAGTGCTACCAGCCGCCGAAATATCCACGCTGATGACAACTATCTATATTGCGACAGCTGGCGATTGTCCGTCGAGACCAACAACGCCGGATCCTGGTCTACAATCCCCTCTTCATGCGTTAGCTTTGTTCAAGACTACATGACTGGTGATCGCTTCATCTCGGACTCCGAGACCGTCGTAGCAGACTCTCTGGCCTTTGCCTTGACTGTGGAGATCGTCGGCGATGGCAAGGACGCTTGGATCTTCGATGTCGATGACACTCTGCTCTCCAATCTTCCTTACTACCAGGACAATGGATGGGG ATCAGAACCCTACAATCATACTGCTTATTATGAATGGGTGGATTTGGCTAATGCTCCTGCTATACCTCCAAGTTCTTATTTGTTCAAGGAGCTCAAGAAGCTTGGGTTCACTATATTTTTATTGACAGGGCGCGATGAATTTCAAAGAAATGTTACCGTCAAAAACCTTCTTTCTGAAGGATTTTCAGGCTGGGAAAAGCTTATCTTGAG GCAGGAATCAGACCAGGGCAAAAAGGCTGTTCTCTATAAGTCTCAGAGGAGATTGGAGTTGATTAAGAAAGGTTACAGGATTCATGGGATGTCTGGAGATCAATGGAGTGATTTGTTGGGCTTTGCAGTTGCAGAACGATCCTTTAAGCACCCAAATCCATACTATTACCTTTCTTAG